A stretch of Henckelia pumila isolate YLH828 chromosome 4, ASM3356847v2, whole genome shotgun sequence DNA encodes these proteins:
- the LOC140864925 gene encoding glutamate receptor 3.4-like isoform X3 yields the protein MRFQMSPMNFTYHFCRLVPRIRVFMLYEVAAIYIDDDYGRNGISALGDALATKRSKISHKAAFLPGASRSDIEELLVGVNMLESRVFVIHVYPDSGLTIFSVAKELLMMSSGYVWIATDWLPCLLDTAEAIDPDTANLIQGVVAFRHYTPDSDLKKRFDSQWGNLKNTSSSKFNSYALYAYDSLWLLARALNVFLSGGGNVSFSDDPRLFHTNDSPLRLTPLQMFDQGPELLQILTATNFTGVTGHFGFDSEKNLIHRAFDILNIGGRGFRRLGYWSNYSGLSIVPPEILYKTPTNTSTSNHHLYDAIWPGETSKKPRGWVFPNNGKPMRIAVPYRVTFTEFANKDNGALGVRGYCIDVFEAAIQLLPYPVLHQYELYGNGQRNPSFNELVNDVAQNKYDAAVGDVTITTNRTRIVDFTQHYMESGLVVVAQVMHNKSSPWSFLMPFSWEMWAVTGIFFLFVGTVVWILEHRTNTEFRGPPREQIVTIFWFILSTVFFSHRQTTVSTLGRLVLLVWLFVVLIINSSYTASLTSMLKVQQLSTSVQGIDSLISSSDPIGVQDGSFAYKYLTEQLNIAESRLRILKSEGDYIKYLHLGPTGGGVAAIVDELPYVELFLSSTPCSFATVGQEFTKSGWGFAFQRDSPLAVDLSTAIVQLSESGELEKIHDKWLSQRECSIPTSLANDNRLSLQSFWGLFLICGIACFMALIVFFWRVCTQYYRYNAEGEQQNAEETESSSSGWRASLASNFKALIDFVDKKETEIKEILRTKKGESERRDSQRSDEKA from the exons ATGCGATTTCAAATGTCGCCAATGAACTTCACATACCACTTTTGTCGTTTGGTGCCACGGATCCGAGTCTTTATGCTCTACG AAGTGGCTGCAATCTATATCGATGATGATTATGGTAGAAATGGGATTTCTGCGTTAGGCGATGCGCTTGCAACAAAACGTTCCAAGATTTCTCATAAGGCTGCATTTCTTCCTGGAGCTTCAAGAAGTGACATTGAAGAATTGTTGGTAGGAGTGAACATGTTGGAATCACGGGTTTTTGTCATACATGTGTATCCAGATTCTGGTCTCACTATCTTTTCAGTAGCCAAGGAACTTCTAATGATGAGCAGTGGTTACGTTTGGATTGCTACAGATTGGCTTCCATGTCTTCTAGATACTGCAGAAGCCATTGATCCTGACACAGCCAATCTTATACAGGGAGTTGTAGCTTTTCGCCATTACACTCCCGATTCTGATCTCAAGAAAAGATTTGATTCACAATGGGGCAACTTAAAGAATACAAGTTCCTCAAAGTTTAATTCCTACGCTCTGTATGCCTATGATTCTTTGTGGTTACTAGCCCGAGCACTCAATGTTTTCTTGAGTGGTGGAGGAAATGTAAGTTTTTCTGATGACCCAAGATTGTTTCACACAAATGATAGTCCCCTCCGTTTAACGCCCCTCCAAATGTTTGATCAAGGACCTGAGTTGCTCCAAATTCTTACTGCAACCAACTTTACTGGTGTGACAGGACATTTTGGGTTTGATTCGGAGAAGAATTTGATCCATCGGGCATTCGATATTCTAAACATTGGTGGAAGAGGATTTCGGAGACTTGGTTATTGGTCGAATTACTCCGGTCTTTCTATTGTTCCTCCAGAAATATTGTACAAAACACCAACAAACACTTCAACCAGTAATCATCATCTTTATGATGCAATATGGCCTGGTGAAACTTCAAAAAAACCTCGAGGATGGGTGTTTCCAAATAATGGGAAGCCCATGCGTATTGCAGTGCCTTATAGGGTTACTTTTACCGAGTTTGCAAACAAGGATAATGGAGCTTTAGGGGTCAGAGGATATTGCATTGATGTATTTGAAGCTGCAATTCAGTTGTTGCCATATCCTGTTCTTCACCAATATGAGTTGTATGGTAATGGCCAACGAAATCCTTCATTCAATGAGCTTGTCAATGATGTTGCTCAAAAT AAATATGATGCAGCTGTGGGGGATGTGACTATTACGACAAATAGAACAAGGATAGTGGACTTTACACAGCATTACATGGAATCTGGCCTCGTCGTAGTTGCTCAAGTTATGCATAATAAATCTAGTCCGTGGTCTTTCCTTATGCCATTTAGTTGGGAAATGTGGGCTGTGACTGGGATCTTCTTTCTTTTTGTGGGAACTGTTGTCTGGATTCTTGAACATCGAACAAATACCGAGTTCCGTGGTCCCCCTCGCGAACAAATTGTTACCATCTTTTG GTTTATTTTGTCAACAGTATTCTTTTCTCACA GACAAACAACAGTAAGCACGTTAGGACGACTGGTGCTGCTCGTCTGGCTCTTTGTAGTGTTAATCATCAATTCAAGCTATACAGCTAGTTTGACATCAATGCTCAAAGTGCAGCAGCTGTCTACAAGTGTTCAAGGAATCGACTCCTTGATCTCAAGTTCTGATCCTATAGGAGTCCAGGATGGATCTTTTGCATATAAATATCTTACAGAGCAACTAAACATAGCAGAGTCGAGGCTCCGAATACTGAAAAGCGAAGGTGACTATATTAAATACCTTCACCTAGGTCCAACTGGTGGTGGAGTTGCTGCCATTGTTGATGAGCTTCCTTATGTCGAGCTATTCTTGTCAAGCACACCGTGTTCGTTCGCTACTGTGGGACAAGAGTTCACAAAAAGCGGCTGGGGATTT GCATTCCAAAGGGACTCGCCGCTGGCGGTAGATTTGTCAACGGCTATAGTCCAACTCTCAGAAAGCGGCGAACTCGAAAAAATCCATGACAAATGGCTCTCACAAAGAGAATGCTCGATTCCGACCAGTTTGGCAAATGACAACCGGCTCTCTCTCCAGAGTTTCTGGGGACTGTTTCTTATATGCGGCATTGCTTGCTTTATGGCATTAATAGTGTTTTTTTGGAGGGTTTGTACGCAATACTATAGATATAATGCAGAGGGAGAGCAGCAGAATGCTGAGGAAACCGAATCTTCAAGTTCCGGCTGGCGTGCCTCCTTAGCCTCTAACTTCAAAGCTTTGATTGATTTTGTTGATAAGAAAGAGACTGAAATCAAGGAAATCCTGAGGACAAAGAAAGGAGAGTCGGAGAGGCGTGACAGTCAGAGATCGGACGAGAAAGCTTAG
- the LOC140864925 gene encoding glutamate receptor 3.4-like isoform X4 — protein MRFQMSPMNFTYHFCRLVPRIRVFMLYVAAIYIDDDYGRNGISALGDALATKRSKISHKAAFLPGASRSDIEELLVGVNMLESRVFVIHVYPDSGLTIFSVAKELLMMSSGYVWIATDWLPCLLDTAEAIDPDTANLIQGVVAFRHYTPDSDLKKRFDSQWGNLKNTSSSKFNSYALYAYDSLWLLARALNVFLSGGGNVSFSDDPRLFHTNDSPLRLTPLQMFDQGPELLQILTATNFTGVTGHFGFDSEKNLIHRAFDILNIGGRGFRRLGYWSNYSGLSIVPPEILYKTPTNTSTSNHHLYDAIWPGETSKKPRGWVFPNNGKPMRIAVPYRVTFTEFANKDNGALGVRGYCIDVFEAAIQLLPYPVLHQYELYGNGQRNPSFNELVNDVAQNKYDAAVGDVTITTNRTRIVDFTQHYMESGLVVVAQVMHNKSSPWSFLMPFSWEMWAVTGIFFLFVGTVVWILEHRTNTEFRGPPREQIVTIFWFILSTVFFSHRQTTVSTLGRLVLLVWLFVVLIINSSYTASLTSMLKVQQLSTSVQGIDSLISSSDPIGVQDGSFAYKYLTEQLNIAESRLRILKSEGDYIKYLHLGPTGGGVAAIVDELPYVELFLSSTPCSFATVGQEFTKSGWGFAFQRDSPLAVDLSTAIVQLSESGELEKIHDKWLSQRECSIPTSLANDNRLSLQSFWGLFLICGIACFMALIVFFWRVCTQYYRYNAEGEQQNAEETESSSSGWRASLASNFKALIDFVDKKETEIKEILRTKKGESERRDSQRSDEKA, from the exons ATGCGATTTCAAATGTCGCCAATGAACTTCACATACCACTTTTGTCGTTTGGTGCCACGGATCCGAGTCTTTATGCTCTACG TGGCTGCAATCTATATCGATGATGATTATGGTAGAAATGGGATTTCTGCGTTAGGCGATGCGCTTGCAACAAAACGTTCCAAGATTTCTCATAAGGCTGCATTTCTTCCTGGAGCTTCAAGAAGTGACATTGAAGAATTGTTGGTAGGAGTGAACATGTTGGAATCACGGGTTTTTGTCATACATGTGTATCCAGATTCTGGTCTCACTATCTTTTCAGTAGCCAAGGAACTTCTAATGATGAGCAGTGGTTACGTTTGGATTGCTACAGATTGGCTTCCATGTCTTCTAGATACTGCAGAAGCCATTGATCCTGACACAGCCAATCTTATACAGGGAGTTGTAGCTTTTCGCCATTACACTCCCGATTCTGATCTCAAGAAAAGATTTGATTCACAATGGGGCAACTTAAAGAATACAAGTTCCTCAAAGTTTAATTCCTACGCTCTGTATGCCTATGATTCTTTGTGGTTACTAGCCCGAGCACTCAATGTTTTCTTGAGTGGTGGAGGAAATGTAAGTTTTTCTGATGACCCAAGATTGTTTCACACAAATGATAGTCCCCTCCGTTTAACGCCCCTCCAAATGTTTGATCAAGGACCTGAGTTGCTCCAAATTCTTACTGCAACCAACTTTACTGGTGTGACAGGACATTTTGGGTTTGATTCGGAGAAGAATTTGATCCATCGGGCATTCGATATTCTAAACATTGGTGGAAGAGGATTTCGGAGACTTGGTTATTGGTCGAATTACTCCGGTCTTTCTATTGTTCCTCCAGAAATATTGTACAAAACACCAACAAACACTTCAACCAGTAATCATCATCTTTATGATGCAATATGGCCTGGTGAAACTTCAAAAAAACCTCGAGGATGGGTGTTTCCAAATAATGGGAAGCCCATGCGTATTGCAGTGCCTTATAGGGTTACTTTTACCGAGTTTGCAAACAAGGATAATGGAGCTTTAGGGGTCAGAGGATATTGCATTGATGTATTTGAAGCTGCAATTCAGTTGTTGCCATATCCTGTTCTTCACCAATATGAGTTGTATGGTAATGGCCAACGAAATCCTTCATTCAATGAGCTTGTCAATGATGTTGCTCAAAAT AAATATGATGCAGCTGTGGGGGATGTGACTATTACGACAAATAGAACAAGGATAGTGGACTTTACACAGCATTACATGGAATCTGGCCTCGTCGTAGTTGCTCAAGTTATGCATAATAAATCTAGTCCGTGGTCTTTCCTTATGCCATTTAGTTGGGAAATGTGGGCTGTGACTGGGATCTTCTTTCTTTTTGTGGGAACTGTTGTCTGGATTCTTGAACATCGAACAAATACCGAGTTCCGTGGTCCCCCTCGCGAACAAATTGTTACCATCTTTTG GTTTATTTTGTCAACAGTATTCTTTTCTCACA GACAAACAACAGTAAGCACGTTAGGACGACTGGTGCTGCTCGTCTGGCTCTTTGTAGTGTTAATCATCAATTCAAGCTATACAGCTAGTTTGACATCAATGCTCAAAGTGCAGCAGCTGTCTACAAGTGTTCAAGGAATCGACTCCTTGATCTCAAGTTCTGATCCTATAGGAGTCCAGGATGGATCTTTTGCATATAAATATCTTACAGAGCAACTAAACATAGCAGAGTCGAGGCTCCGAATACTGAAAAGCGAAGGTGACTATATTAAATACCTTCACCTAGGTCCAACTGGTGGTGGAGTTGCTGCCATTGTTGATGAGCTTCCTTATGTCGAGCTATTCTTGTCAAGCACACCGTGTTCGTTCGCTACTGTGGGACAAGAGTTCACAAAAAGCGGCTGGGGATTT GCATTCCAAAGGGACTCGCCGCTGGCGGTAGATTTGTCAACGGCTATAGTCCAACTCTCAGAAAGCGGCGAACTCGAAAAAATCCATGACAAATGGCTCTCACAAAGAGAATGCTCGATTCCGACCAGTTTGGCAAATGACAACCGGCTCTCTCTCCAGAGTTTCTGGGGACTGTTTCTTATATGCGGCATTGCTTGCTTTATGGCATTAATAGTGTTTTTTTGGAGGGTTTGTACGCAATACTATAGATATAATGCAGAGGGAGAGCAGCAGAATGCTGAGGAAACCGAATCTTCAAGTTCCGGCTGGCGTGCCTCCTTAGCCTCTAACTTCAAAGCTTTGATTGATTTTGTTGATAAGAAAGAGACTGAAATCAAGGAAATCCTGAGGACAAAGAAAGGAGAGTCGGAGAGGCGTGACAGTCAGAGATCGGACGAGAAAGCTTAG
- the LOC140864925 gene encoding glutamate receptor 3.4-like isoform X2, with product MQLMGRKVVAAIGPQSSEIAHAISNVANELHIPLLSFGATDPSLYALRYPYFLRTTISDYFQMHAIADLVEYFGWKEVAAIYIDDDYGRNGISALGDALATKRSKISHKAAFLPGASRSDIEELLVGVNMLESRVFVIHVYPDSGLTIFSVAKELLMMSSGYVWIATDWLPCLLDTAEAIDPDTANLIQGVVAFRHYTPDSDLKKRFDSQWGNLKNTSSSKFNSYALYAYDSLWLLARALNVFLSGGGNVSFSDDPRLFHTNDSPLRLTPLQMFDQGPELLQILTATNFTGVTGHFGFDSEKNLIHRAFDILNIGGRGFRRLGYWSNYSGLSIVPPEILYKTPTNTSTSNHHLYDAIWPGETSKKPRGWVFPNNGKPMRIAVPYRVTFTEFANKDNGALGVRGYCIDVFEAAIQLLPYPVLHQYELYGNGQRNPSFNELVNDVAQNKYDAAVGDVTITTNRTRIVDFTQHYMESGLVVVAQVMHNKSSPWSFLMPFSWEMWAVTGIFFLFVGTVVWILEHRTNTEFRGPPREQIVTIFWFILSTVFFSHRQTTVSTLGRLVLLVWLFVVLIINSSYTASLTSMLKVQQLSTSVQGIDSLISSSDPIGVQDGSFAYKYLTEQLNIAESRLRILKSEGDYIKYLHLGPTGGGVAAIVDELPYVELFLSSTPCSFATVGQEFTKSGWGFAFQRDSPLAVDLSTAIVQLSESGELEKIHDKWLSQRECSIPTSLANDNRLSLQSFWGLFLICGIACFMALIVFFWRVCTQYYRYNAEGEQQNAEETESSSSGWRASLASNFKALIDFVDKKETEIKEILRTKKGESERRDSQRSDEKA from the exons ATGCAACTAATGGGGAGAAAAGTTGTAGCTGCAATAGGTCCACAGTCGTCGGAGATAGCTCATGCGATTTCAAATGTCGCCAATGAACTTCACATACCACTTTTGTCGTTTGGTGCCACGGATCCGAGTCTTTATGCTCTACGGTACCCTTACTTTCTTCGAACCACTATAAGTGATTATTTTCAAATGCATGCCATTGCTGatcttgttgaatattttggcTGGAAAGAAGTGGCTGCAATCTATATCGATGATGATTATGGTAGAAATGGGATTTCTGCGTTAGGCGATGCGCTTGCAACAAAACGTTCCAAGATTTCTCATAAGGCTGCATTTCTTCCTGGAGCTTCAAGAAGTGACATTGAAGAATTGTTGGTAGGAGTGAACATGTTGGAATCACGGGTTTTTGTCATACATGTGTATCCAGATTCTGGTCTCACTATCTTTTCAGTAGCCAAGGAACTTCTAATGATGAGCAGTGGTTACGTTTGGATTGCTACAGATTGGCTTCCATGTCTTCTAGATACTGCAGAAGCCATTGATCCTGACACAGCCAATCTTATACAGGGAGTTGTAGCTTTTCGCCATTACACTCCCGATTCTGATCTCAAGAAAAGATTTGATTCACAATGGGGCAACTTAAAGAATACAAGTTCCTCAAAGTTTAATTCCTACGCTCTGTATGCCTATGATTCTTTGTGGTTACTAGCCCGAGCACTCAATGTTTTCTTGAGTGGTGGAGGAAATGTAAGTTTTTCTGATGACCCAAGATTGTTTCACACAAATGATAGTCCCCTCCGTTTAACGCCCCTCCAAATGTTTGATCAAGGACCTGAGTTGCTCCAAATTCTTACTGCAACCAACTTTACTGGTGTGACAGGACATTTTGGGTTTGATTCGGAGAAGAATTTGATCCATCGGGCATTCGATATTCTAAACATTGGTGGAAGAGGATTTCGGAGACTTGGTTATTGGTCGAATTACTCCGGTCTTTCTATTGTTCCTCCAGAAATATTGTACAAAACACCAACAAACACTTCAACCAGTAATCATCATCTTTATGATGCAATATGGCCTGGTGAAACTTCAAAAAAACCTCGAGGATGGGTGTTTCCAAATAATGGGAAGCCCATGCGTATTGCAGTGCCTTATAGGGTTACTTTTACCGAGTTTGCAAACAAGGATAATGGAGCTTTAGGGGTCAGAGGATATTGCATTGATGTATTTGAAGCTGCAATTCAGTTGTTGCCATATCCTGTTCTTCACCAATATGAGTTGTATGGTAATGGCCAACGAAATCCTTCATTCAATGAGCTTGTCAATGATGTTGCTCAAAAT AAATATGATGCAGCTGTGGGGGATGTGACTATTACGACAAATAGAACAAGGATAGTGGACTTTACACAGCATTACATGGAATCTGGCCTCGTCGTAGTTGCTCAAGTTATGCATAATAAATCTAGTCCGTGGTCTTTCCTTATGCCATTTAGTTGGGAAATGTGGGCTGTGACTGGGATCTTCTTTCTTTTTGTGGGAACTGTTGTCTGGATTCTTGAACATCGAACAAATACCGAGTTCCGTGGTCCCCCTCGCGAACAAATTGTTACCATCTTTTG GTTTATTTTGTCAACAGTATTCTTTTCTCACA GACAAACAACAGTAAGCACGTTAGGACGACTGGTGCTGCTCGTCTGGCTCTTTGTAGTGTTAATCATCAATTCAAGCTATACAGCTAGTTTGACATCAATGCTCAAAGTGCAGCAGCTGTCTACAAGTGTTCAAGGAATCGACTCCTTGATCTCAAGTTCTGATCCTATAGGAGTCCAGGATGGATCTTTTGCATATAAATATCTTACAGAGCAACTAAACATAGCAGAGTCGAGGCTCCGAATACTGAAAAGCGAAGGTGACTATATTAAATACCTTCACCTAGGTCCAACTGGTGGTGGAGTTGCTGCCATTGTTGATGAGCTTCCTTATGTCGAGCTATTCTTGTCAAGCACACCGTGTTCGTTCGCTACTGTGGGACAAGAGTTCACAAAAAGCGGCTGGGGATTT GCATTCCAAAGGGACTCGCCGCTGGCGGTAGATTTGTCAACGGCTATAGTCCAACTCTCAGAAAGCGGCGAACTCGAAAAAATCCATGACAAATGGCTCTCACAAAGAGAATGCTCGATTCCGACCAGTTTGGCAAATGACAACCGGCTCTCTCTCCAGAGTTTCTGGGGACTGTTTCTTATATGCGGCATTGCTTGCTTTATGGCATTAATAGTGTTTTTTTGGAGGGTTTGTACGCAATACTATAGATATAATGCAGAGGGAGAGCAGCAGAATGCTGAGGAAACCGAATCTTCAAGTTCCGGCTGGCGTGCCTCCTTAGCCTCTAACTTCAAAGCTTTGATTGATTTTGTTGATAAGAAAGAGACTGAAATCAAGGAAATCCTGAGGACAAAGAAAGGAGAGTCGGAGAGGCGTGACAGTCAGAGATCGGACGAGAAAGCTTAG
- the LOC140864925 gene encoding glutamate receptor 3.4-like isoform X1, translating into MKNVRRLFVFLISCTMGVICMAENSTVVSDGKRVLNIGALFTFNSVIGRSVRPALLAAVEDVNSDSSILKDTELNLIMEDTNCSAFLGTVEAMQLMGRKVVAAIGPQSSEIAHAISNVANELHIPLLSFGATDPSLYALRYPYFLRTTISDYFQMHAIADLVEYFGWKEVAAIYIDDDYGRNGISALGDALATKRSKISHKAAFLPGASRSDIEELLVGVNMLESRVFVIHVYPDSGLTIFSVAKELLMMSSGYVWIATDWLPCLLDTAEAIDPDTANLIQGVVAFRHYTPDSDLKKRFDSQWGNLKNTSSSKFNSYALYAYDSLWLLARALNVFLSGGGNVSFSDDPRLFHTNDSPLRLTPLQMFDQGPELLQILTATNFTGVTGHFGFDSEKNLIHRAFDILNIGGRGFRRLGYWSNYSGLSIVPPEILYKTPTNTSTSNHHLYDAIWPGETSKKPRGWVFPNNGKPMRIAVPYRVTFTEFANKDNGALGVRGYCIDVFEAAIQLLPYPVLHQYELYGNGQRNPSFNELVNDVAQNKYDAAVGDVTITTNRTRIVDFTQHYMESGLVVVAQVMHNKSSPWSFLMPFSWEMWAVTGIFFLFVGTVVWILEHRTNTEFRGPPREQIVTIFWFILSTVFFSHRQTTVSTLGRLVLLVWLFVVLIINSSYTASLTSMLKVQQLSTSVQGIDSLISSSDPIGVQDGSFAYKYLTEQLNIAESRLRILKSEGDYIKYLHLGPTGGGVAAIVDELPYVELFLSSTPCSFATVGQEFTKSGWGFAFQRDSPLAVDLSTAIVQLSESGELEKIHDKWLSQRECSIPTSLANDNRLSLQSFWGLFLICGIACFMALIVFFWRVCTQYYRYNAEGEQQNAEETESSSSGWRASLASNFKALIDFVDKKETEIKEILRTKKGESERRDSQRSDEKA; encoded by the exons CTATGCAACTAATGGGGAGAAAAGTTGTAGCTGCAATAGGTCCACAGTCGTCGGAGATAGCTCATGCGATTTCAAATGTCGCCAATGAACTTCACATACCACTTTTGTCGTTTGGTGCCACGGATCCGAGTCTTTATGCTCTACGGTACCCTTACTTTCTTCGAACCACTATAAGTGATTATTTTCAAATGCATGCCATTGCTGatcttgttgaatattttggcTGGAAAGAAGTGGCTGCAATCTATATCGATGATGATTATGGTAGAAATGGGATTTCTGCGTTAGGCGATGCGCTTGCAACAAAACGTTCCAAGATTTCTCATAAGGCTGCATTTCTTCCTGGAGCTTCAAGAAGTGACATTGAAGAATTGTTGGTAGGAGTGAACATGTTGGAATCACGGGTTTTTGTCATACATGTGTATCCAGATTCTGGTCTCACTATCTTTTCAGTAGCCAAGGAACTTCTAATGATGAGCAGTGGTTACGTTTGGATTGCTACAGATTGGCTTCCATGTCTTCTAGATACTGCAGAAGCCATTGATCCTGACACAGCCAATCTTATACAGGGAGTTGTAGCTTTTCGCCATTACACTCCCGATTCTGATCTCAAGAAAAGATTTGATTCACAATGGGGCAACTTAAAGAATACAAGTTCCTCAAAGTTTAATTCCTACGCTCTGTATGCCTATGATTCTTTGTGGTTACTAGCCCGAGCACTCAATGTTTTCTTGAGTGGTGGAGGAAATGTAAGTTTTTCTGATGACCCAAGATTGTTTCACACAAATGATAGTCCCCTCCGTTTAACGCCCCTCCAAATGTTTGATCAAGGACCTGAGTTGCTCCAAATTCTTACTGCAACCAACTTTACTGGTGTGACAGGACATTTTGGGTTTGATTCGGAGAAGAATTTGATCCATCGGGCATTCGATATTCTAAACATTGGTGGAAGAGGATTTCGGAGACTTGGTTATTGGTCGAATTACTCCGGTCTTTCTATTGTTCCTCCAGAAATATTGTACAAAACACCAACAAACACTTCAACCAGTAATCATCATCTTTATGATGCAATATGGCCTGGTGAAACTTCAAAAAAACCTCGAGGATGGGTGTTTCCAAATAATGGGAAGCCCATGCGTATTGCAGTGCCTTATAGGGTTACTTTTACCGAGTTTGCAAACAAGGATAATGGAGCTTTAGGGGTCAGAGGATATTGCATTGATGTATTTGAAGCTGCAATTCAGTTGTTGCCATATCCTGTTCTTCACCAATATGAGTTGTATGGTAATGGCCAACGAAATCCTTCATTCAATGAGCTTGTCAATGATGTTGCTCAAAAT AAATATGATGCAGCTGTGGGGGATGTGACTATTACGACAAATAGAACAAGGATAGTGGACTTTACACAGCATTACATGGAATCTGGCCTCGTCGTAGTTGCTCAAGTTATGCATAATAAATCTAGTCCGTGGTCTTTCCTTATGCCATTTAGTTGGGAAATGTGGGCTGTGACTGGGATCTTCTTTCTTTTTGTGGGAACTGTTGTCTGGATTCTTGAACATCGAACAAATACCGAGTTCCGTGGTCCCCCTCGCGAACAAATTGTTACCATCTTTTG GTTTATTTTGTCAACAGTATTCTTTTCTCACA GACAAACAACAGTAAGCACGTTAGGACGACTGGTGCTGCTCGTCTGGCTCTTTGTAGTGTTAATCATCAATTCAAGCTATACAGCTAGTTTGACATCAATGCTCAAAGTGCAGCAGCTGTCTACAAGTGTTCAAGGAATCGACTCCTTGATCTCAAGTTCTGATCCTATAGGAGTCCAGGATGGATCTTTTGCATATAAATATCTTACAGAGCAACTAAACATAGCAGAGTCGAGGCTCCGAATACTGAAAAGCGAAGGTGACTATATTAAATACCTTCACCTAGGTCCAACTGGTGGTGGAGTTGCTGCCATTGTTGATGAGCTTCCTTATGTCGAGCTATTCTTGTCAAGCACACCGTGTTCGTTCGCTACTGTGGGACAAGAGTTCACAAAAAGCGGCTGGGGATTT GCATTCCAAAGGGACTCGCCGCTGGCGGTAGATTTGTCAACGGCTATAGTCCAACTCTCAGAAAGCGGCGAACTCGAAAAAATCCATGACAAATGGCTCTCACAAAGAGAATGCTCGATTCCGACCAGTTTGGCAAATGACAACCGGCTCTCTCTCCAGAGTTTCTGGGGACTGTTTCTTATATGCGGCATTGCTTGCTTTATGGCATTAATAGTGTTTTTTTGGAGGGTTTGTACGCAATACTATAGATATAATGCAGAGGGAGAGCAGCAGAATGCTGAGGAAACCGAATCTTCAAGTTCCGGCTGGCGTGCCTCCTTAGCCTCTAACTTCAAAGCTTTGATTGATTTTGTTGATAAGAAAGAGACTGAAATCAAGGAAATCCTGAGGACAAAGAAAGGAGAGTCGGAGAGGCGTGACAGTCAGAGATCGGACGAGAAAGCTTAG